From a region of the Lactuca sativa cultivar Salinas chromosome 4, Lsat_Salinas_v11, whole genome shotgun sequence genome:
- the LOC111909160 gene encoding vacuolar sorting protein 39, with amino-acid sequence MVHTAYDSRELLNDCPKKINAVEYYGAKLLLACSDGSLQIYGSESANRSSSSDRLYQTLELKKELYVLERNVNGFSKKQVWSMELLASRELLLSLSESIAIHRLPNLEPVTVISKAKGASAYSWEDRRGFLCFARQKRVCIFRHDGVRGFVEVKEFGVPDTVRSMSWCGENICVGVRREYTILNATNGALYEIFPWGRIAPPVMVPLPSGELLLGKDNLGVLVDQNGKLIQEGRICWSEPPSRVVIQKPYVIALLPKHIEIRSLRVPYPLIQTIVLRNVRHIQQGNNGIIVSLERCLFGLFPVPLGAQIVQLTASGNFEEALVLCKMLPPEDSSLRASKEQSIHIRYAHYLFENDSYEEAMYHFAASQVEITYVLSLYPSIVLPKPVDKSTDVSGESTLSRVNSGTTEYYTDSSPSSQISQMESDDIPALEPKKMNHNTLTALIKYLKKKRPNIVGKAAAEGTEEVVSDAVGQTTRSKKSNKGRVNIPTDSGAREIAGICDTALLQALLLTGQIVAVLELLKGFNYCDMKICEELLQKGNHDVCLLGLYKYNSMHREALKLLHELVEDSKLEQPKITTKNKFKPEMIIDYLKPLCGIDHMLVLEFSTFVLESCPTKTIELFLSGNIPADLVNSYLKQHAPTLRATYLEQMLSMNEDGISPHLQNEMVQIYLSEVLDWHADLTAQNKWDEKLYIPPRRKLITALQGISEYNPEAFLKRIPPDALYEERAILLGKMNQHELALSIYVHKLHVPESALSYCDRVYELGGAHQQYGKAQGNIYLTLMQVYMNPRKTTKNIEKRITNLVTSSSTGNLKSAWSSVRGKGKGLGKKIVEIESAEDSRMKASSGESGRSDYDTDDVIEERSSTVMLDEVLDVLSQRWDRLHGAKTVRLLPKETKLQRLFPSLGPLMKKTSESCRNFQVIKSLRQCENLQVKDDLYKQRKGELKITGDSVCSLCNKKIGTSVFAVYPNGNTIVHFVCFRDSQNMKATRKGSFLRKR; translated from the exons ATGGTGCACACTGCATACGATTCTCGCGAATTGCTCAATGATTGTCCGAAGAAGATCAATGCCGTCGAATACTACGGCGCAAAGCTACTACTCGCTTGCTCCGACGGATCTCTACAAATCTATGGTTCAGAATCCGCCAATCGATCTTCCTCATCCGATCGCCTCTATCAAACGCTGGAACTCAAGAAGGAACTGTACGTGCTTGAAAGAAACGTCAATGGATTCTCGAAGAAACAGGTGTGGTCAATGGAGCTATTGGCGTCAAGAGAGCTtttgctgtctctatctgagtcAATTGCGATCCATAGGTTACCCAATTTGGAGCCGGTAACGGTGATTTCGAAGGCAAAAGGAGCCAGTGCATATTCATGGGAAGATCGCAGAGGGTTCTTGTGCTTCGCTAGGCAAAAGAGAGTTTGCATTTTCAGACACGATG GAGTGAGGGGATTCGTGGAGGTGAAAGAATTTGGTGTTCCAGATACAGTCAGATCAATGTCTTGGTGTGGGGAAAACATATGTGTGGGAGTTAGAAGAGAATACACGATACTGAATGCCACAAATGGTGCACTATACGAGATCTTCCCATGGGGGAGGATTGCTCCACCTGTAATGGTGCCTCTTCCATCCGGAGAACTTCTTCTAGGGAAG GATAACCTTGGTGTGcttgtagatcaaaatggtaagCTCATTCAGGAAGGCAGAATTTGTTGGTCTGAGCCACCCTCAAGAGTTGTCATTCAGAAACCCTATGTTATTGCACTTTTACCAAAACACATTGAG ATACGATCTTTGAGAGTCCCTTATCCACTGATACAAACTATTGTTCTACGCAATGTACGCCATATTCAACAAGGAAATAATGGGATTATCGTTTCCTTAGAAAGATGTTTATTTGGATTGTTCCCTGTTCCTCTTGGTGCACAG ATTGTACAACTGACAGCATCTGGAAACTTTGAAGAAGCTTTAGTATTATGTAAGATGCTTCCACCAGAAGATTCAAGTCTACGAGCCTCAAAGGAGCAATCAATTCATATCag ATATGCACACTATCTGTTTGAAAACGATAGCTATGAAGAAGCCATGTATCATTTTGCAGCATCCCAAGTGGAAATAACCTATGTGCTTTCTTTATATCCATCTATTGTTCTTCCCAAACCAGTTGACAAAAGTACTGATGTTAGTGGGGAGTCGACCTTATCAAGAGTCAACTCTGGTACAACTGAATACTATACAGACAGTTCTCCAAGTTCTCAAATCAGTCAAATGGAATCTGATGACATTCCTGCTCTTGAACCCAAGAAAATGAACCACAATACTCTAACAGCTCTcataaaatatttgaaaaaaaagagGCCCAACATTGTTGGAAAGGCGGCTGCTGAAGGCACAGAGGAAGTTGTTTCAGATGCTGTGGGCCAGACTACACGTTCCAAGAAATCAAACAAG GGACGAGTTAATATTCCTACTGATTCTGGTGCTAGAGAGATAGCAGGAATATGTGACACTGCACTTCTGCAAGCTTTACTTTTGACTGGTCAAATTGTTGCTGTTTTGGAATTACTCAAGGGTTTTAACTACTGTGATATGAAGATATGTGAGGAGCTGTTGCAGAAAGGAAATCATGATGTTTGTTTGTTAGGGCTTTATAAATACAACTCAATGCATCGTGAAGCTCTTAAACTTCTTCATGAATTAGTGGAGGATTCCAAATTAGAACAACCCAAAATCACCACCAAGAATAAGTTCAAACCTGAGATGATAATCGACTATCTCAAA CCTTTATGTGGGATTGATCATATGCTTGTGTTAGAATTCTCAACATTTGTTCTTGAAAGTTGTCCTACAAAAACAATTGAGCTTTTTCTATCAGGAAATATCCCTGCAGATTTGGTTAATTCTTACCTAAAACAACATGCTCCTACATTACGTGCCACATATTTGGAACAAATGCTCTCAATGAATGAAGATGGAATCTCACCACATCTTCAAAATGAAATG GTGCAAATTTATCTTTCAGAAGTGCTTGATTGGCATGCTGACCTCACTGCTCAAAACAAGTGGGATGAAAAACTGTATATTCCACCAAGGAGAAAACTCATAACTGCATTACAGGGTATTTCAGAATATAATCCTGAAGCTTTTTTAAAAAGAATCCCACCAGATGCTTTATATGAAGAAAGGGCAATCTTATTAGGAAAAATGAATCAGCATGAACTCGCATTATCCATATACGTTCATAAG CTTCATGTTCCTGAATCGGCCCTATCGTATTGCGATCGAGTATACGAGTTGGGAGGAGCTCATCAACAATATGGAAAAGCTCAAGGAAACATATACTTAACTTTAATGCAAGTTTACATGAACCCTAGAAAAACAACGAAAAACATCGAAAAAAGGATCACGAATTTGGTGACTTCATCGAGCACTGGTAATTTGAAGAGTGCTTGGTCATCAGTTAGGGGTAAAGGAAAAGGGTTAGGTAAGAAGATTGTAGAGATAGAAAGCGCGGAAGATTCTAGAATGAAAGCAAGTAGTGGTGAATCTGGGAGAAGTGATTATGATACAGATGATGTTATTGAGGAAAGAAGCTCAACAGTTATGCTTGATGAAGTGCTGGATGTATTAAGTCAGAGGTGGGACCGGCTTCATGGAGCGAAAACTGTTAGACTCTTGCCTAAAGAGACTAAGCTACAG AGGTTGTTTCCATCTCTGGGACCACTCATGAAGAAGACGAGTGAATCATGTCGGAATTTTCAAGTGATCAAGAGTTTGAGACAATGTGAGAACCTACAg GTTAAAGACGATCTGTATAAGCAAAGAAAAGGAGAATTGAAGATCACGGGTGATAGTGTATGTTCCCTTTGCAATAAAAAGATTGGAACGAGTGTTTTTGCAGTGTATCCGAATGGAAACACCATTGTCCACTTTGTTTGTTTTCGTGACTCGCAGAACATGAAAGCCACCAGAAAAGGATCCTTTTTAAGGAAGcgataa